The uncultured Desulfatiglans sp. DNA window ATCGGGTGGCGGCGCCGCCCGGTCAGGAATTCCTCCTCCCGGCTCATGGTAAATTTCACGGGGCGGCCCGTCTTGCGGGCCATCAAGGCGGCGCAGAACTCCCAGGTCCTCAGTTCCATCTTGCCCCCGAAACCACCCCCCACGAAGGGCTTGATCACCCGGATGTCGTTTTCACGCATCCCGAGGGTCGAGGCGAGCAAACACTGGACGATATAAGGCACCTGGGTGGAGGTCCACAGCGTGATCCTCCCGTCCAGGTCCACCTGCGCCAAGGCCGAGCAGGGTTCCAGATAGGCGGGGCTCACTCCATGCACATTGAACGTGTCCTCCCGCACATAGTCGGCTTCGGCGAATGCCTTTTCGACGTCCCCGTACTGGATCTTGCGATTGACGCTGATGTTGTTGGGGCAGTAATCGTGCAGCACGGGCGCCCCTTCGCGAGCGGCGTCGTTGACGTCGAAGACGGCCGGGAGTTCCTCGTATTCCACTTCGATCAGCTCCAGCGCCTCTTCGGCTGTATCCTTATCGACGGCGGCCACCGCCGCCACCTCGTCCCCGATGAAGCGGACCTTGTCCACCGCCAGGGGATATTCATCCTGGGTTTCGGGAAAGAGACGCCAGTTGCCGTATTTGATCTTGGGGGTATCTTCGGCCGTAATGACGCACTTGACCCCCGGCAGCGCCGCCGCGCGGCTCGTGTCGATCCGGACGATACGCGCATGGGCCACGGGGCTCCGCAGGATCTTTCCATACAGCATACCCGGCAGTTTCATGTCATCGGTATAGGTAGCGGTGCCCGTCGCCTTGGCGCGGGCATCGTTTCGCGGCACATCCTTGCCAACCATATTGAATCGTTTCATCGGATTATCCCTTTCCTCGTTCCTTACCGTTTCGCAGCCCGGGCCCGGGCCTCTTCGAGCGCCCGGCGGGTCAGTACCGCCACCATCTGTTTCCGATATTCGGCGCTCGCCCTGACGTCCGCGATCGGACGCGCCTCGGCCTCAGCCGCTGCAGCCGCTTCCCTTGCCAGCTCGGCGCTCCATTCTTTTCCGCGAAGGATTTCCTCTGCCTTCCGCGCCCGCATGGGAATCGGGGCAACCGCCCCGAGGACAATAGCCGCCTCACTGCAGACGTTCCCGTCCATGGTCACCATCGCTCCGACGCAAACAGCCGAGATATCCACCTTGCCGCGCGCGGAGATGTGCTGGTATGAAACACCGGCTCCCGGCGGCGGGGTCGGAACGTGAATGGCGGTCATGATCTCGGCCGGATCCATCGCCGTCTGCCCCGGGCCTTTGAAAAATCGATCGAGGGGGAGTCTCCTTTCACCCTTCGGCCCCATCAGAACGGCCTCCCCACCCATAGCCACGAGGGTCGGGGCATTGTCGGCGGACGGGGCGGCGTTACAGAGGTTTCCGGCCACCGTGCCCATGTTGCGGATCTGGACGTTGGCCGTTTTGTTGGCGGCATAGGCTACAGCCGGGTAGTCGCGAAGGATGTCCGGATGCGCGGCGACCTCCGCGAGGAGGACGGTCGCCCCGATCGTCAGGCCCTTTTGCGGATCGACCTTGATCGCGCTCAAACCGGGGATCCCTTTCAAAGCGATCACGGTCTTCGGCTTCAACATCCCGTGGTTCATCTTCACCAGGAGGTCCGTCCCGCCGGCCAGGAGATGGGCGCCGGCGCCCTTTTCGGCCAGCAGCTGCAGGGCGGCATCCAGCGTTTCCGGTGCATGGTATTCGAATTTAGGCATTCTCATCGCTCGCCCCCCGCTTTGGATTGGTTGCGCATCTTTTCGGCGGCCACCCCGATGGCTTCCACGATCTGGTTGTAGCCCGTGCAGCGGCAGAGGTTGCCCGAAAGGCCCGCGCGGATCTCGCCTTCGCTCGGCGCAGGGTTGTGGCTCAGGAGATAATAGGCCGACATCTCCATCCCCGCCGTGCAGAAACCGCACTGGATCGCTCCGTTTTCGATGAACGATTCCTGGATCGCGTGCAGTTCCTCACCCGACCGTGCAAGCCCCTCCACGGTGCGAATGTCCCTTCCGCTCACCGAAACCGCCAGGGTCAGGCAGGAACTGACGCTGCGACCGTCGACGATGACGGTGCAGGCGCCGCAGTCCCCGGACCCGCATCCGAGTTTGGTTCCGGTCAGATTCAAATCGTCCCTCAGGACTTCGTTCAGAGTCCGCCACGGCTCCACCAAAAGGGAGTAGCGATCCCCGTTGACGATCAATTCGATCTGCTGTTTCATAGGTGTTTACCCTCCATCTTTGTCCGAGATATCAATGAACCGGTTTGTTCAGACCCGTCTTTCGCGCCCCTGCCAGAATTCGTCGCGGATCTTGCGCTTCAGAAGCTTACCCGTCGGGTTGCGCGGCAGATCGGACCTGAACTCCACCGACTTGGGTTTCTTGTAACTGGCCAATTTCTGCTTGCACAAGTCGATGATCTCCTGCTCCGTGGCATGCATCCCTTCCTTCAGCACCACCAGGGCCTTGACCGATTCCCCCCAGTAGTCGTCAGGAATCCCCACCACCGCCACCTCGAGCACCGCCTCGTGGCCGTAGATGACCTCCTCCACCTCCCGGGGGTAGATGTTTTTGCCCCCGCTGATAATCATGTCGTTTTTCCGGTCGACGATGAAGACATAACCCTCCGCGTCGCGCCGGCCGTAATCACCGGTGTACAACCATCCATTGCGGATGGTCTTGGCGGTTTCTTCGGGCAGGTCCCAATAGCCGACCGTCATGGCCTCCGTCCGCACGATGATCTCGCCGACCTCGCCTACCGGCACATCGTCTCCTTCATCATCGACGATCCGGACCTCGCAGTCGACGATCGCGCGGCCGGCTGATGCCAGGCGGGCCATCTGCTCCTCGCTGCCTTCGAGCACATGGTCCTCCGGTCTCAGCGCGGTCGTGGCCGGACCCGTTTCAGTCTGACCATAAAGCTGCACAAAGCCGCACTTAAAGCGCTGCATGGCCCGCTTCAACAGTTCGACCGGCATGGGCGAGGCGGCATAGGGCATCAGCCTGAAATGCCCCAGATCGTAAGTCTCGATGTCCTTGGCCTGGAGCATGGCGTTGATCATGGTCGGGACGAACTGCGCGGTGGTGATGCGCTCCGCAGCCAGGATCTCCAGGACCTCCCGGGGATCGAAGCTGCCTTCCTTCTTGATCACGATCGTGTTGGACATCAACACATGCCGGATCTGATCCTCGAAGGAGACGTGATAGAACGGAGACAGAAGCAGGACCCGATCATCGTAGGTCAACCCGAGTTCAATAGCACAACTCATAATATTCGTCAAATTGTGATGGTGGGTCCGCATCGCCCCCTTCGGACGGCCCGTCGTTCCGGATGTGAGGAAGATGCTGAAGATATCGTCTCGGCTGATCGGAACACCCGGTTCATCGGCAGAACCTTTTCCGAGGAAATCCTCGTAGACACTGAATCCGGAACCCCTGTCATTCAGAACCACGGGGTGCTCCATAAAGGGCGCCCTGGGCCCGATGCCCTGGATGAACGGAATGAACTCCGGATCAAAAAAGACGAACCGGGGCTTGATGTAATCCAAAATATAGCTCAGTTCCCCCTCTTTCAGAAGGTTGTTGATCGGAACGAGGATACCGCCGGACTTTGCACAGGCGAAATAGAGTTCGATGAACTCGGGGCAGTTGTGCAGAAGCAGGGCGACCCGGTCGCCTTTCTGGAGCCCTGTCCGCAGCAGACTGTCCGTCAAACGGTTGACCCGCCGATTCAATTCCCCGTAGGTCAACCGGCGCCCGCCGAACACCAGGGCGTCCTTATTCGGGAACTTTGCAGCGCTCCTCCTCAGAATATCTCCTAGGCCCATCTATCTCCCCTCCATTTACAGGCTCGTGTATCAAGCTGTTGTCATGTCTAGCCGCCCCAAGAAGAATCAGCGGAAACCCCCGTTCAACGTGGACGACGGCAGGGCTGACCTCCTTACACTCCGTATTTGATCTTGTTCCACATGTCCTTGTCCTTCTCCGTCCAACCCACCCCGAACTTCCGGTCATAGTAGGACCCCAATCTCTCGAACCATCGCCACCAGGGGCTTTGCCCCTTCTCTCTCGCCTCGAGGACATCGTTCAGGAAGATCTCGAGGTTCGCCATTTCTTCCTTCGGCAGATACGAGGCGGCACCGCCGCGCCAAGAGCGGGCGGCATCCTCCGGAGTCAATGCATGCGCAGTCAGCATGACCGGCACCACCTCCCGCTTGACGGCGATGTCAAGAAGGGCATACCCGTCCACGCCCATGATATCGAGGATAGCGATATCGAAATATTCGGTTTCAAGTCTTTTTCTCGCCTCTTCGAAACTCGTTGCGGTCACGAGATGACACATCGTCAGCAATTCTGACAATGCATCCAAGACATCTGGCTCATCGTCAACCAGAAGGATTTTCTTGCCTTCAAGAAGATTTTTCTGCTTCATGGGGATACCGTTGGCTTCCTTCTCCGTAAATGGAACAATCATTCAATCGAATGGGGCAATCGAGGACCATCCTGAAATGATCTGCCGGTAGGACCCAGTTTCCCCACCGACCATGAGGACTTGTTTTCACACCCTTCGACTGCTCAGTCCCGCCCTGCGGGGCGGCTCCCGGTTTTTTCACACCTTTCGAGCGCTCTGAACCATTGAGAAGAATTAAACGCTCCTCCCAAGAATATCTAACGATCCCTCAATCATAGAGAACATGCGGCAGCCACAATGACAACTGTGGAATGTACGCGACGAGGAACAAGATCACCACATACACGATCAGGGGCGGCATGATGGACCGGCAGATGAACGTGAACTTTTCCTTCATCACAGCGACCGCAGTGTACAGGAGCAAACCGAGGGGCGGCGTAATGTAACCGATCCCGAACCCGAGGCAGAGAATGATGCCGAAGTGCACCGGATCCATGCCGTAGGCCTTGGAAAGCGGCAACATCACCGGCGTCAGGATCGCCAGGGCCCCGATAATGTCCAGAAACGTGCCGATGACGAGTACCAGAACGACCGTCATGAACACGAAGATCCAGGGCTGCGAAATATATCGCATCGTCGTGTCGACCAGCACGTTCGGAAGATCTTGCAGCACGATGAACTCTCCGAGGGTCATGGCCCCGGCTATGATAATGACCAGCGTGCCGCTCAGAATCCCGGACTGGACTGCCAGACGCCAGATCTCCTTGAAGGAGACCTGCCGGTACAGGAGCGTTTCGATCAGGATCGCATAGGCTGCCGCCACGACGGACGCCTCGGTCACCGTAAAGACACCGGTGTAGATCCCGACATAAAGGATCAGGGGCAGCAACAGCGACCACCCCGCTCTCCAGAAAGTCCGCCCCATGTGCCTCAACCCCATGAACTGCGTCGCAGACTGCCTCTTCAACCGGCCGTAGCCGTAGGCGTACAGCGAAAGCAACACCATGATGAGCAAACCCGGAAGGATGCCCGCCACGAACACTCGGTTGACGGAGGTGCCGGCGATCATGGCGAAGATGATCATGGGAACGCTTGGAGGGATGATGATGCCCAGGATCGAGGAAGCCGTGAGAATACCGACCGAAAACCGCCTTTCATAACGGTTTTCGTCCAGGGCCGGCATAATGATCCCGCCGATGGTGACAAGGGTGGAGATACTCGACCCTGAAATCGCACCGAACAGCCCGCACGAGTTGACCGCGGCGATCGGCAGCCCCCCGCGCAACGGGGAAACGATCGCAAAAACGAGGTCCACCAGCCGCTTCGCACTCTCCCCGCGCACCATGATATTGCCAAGGAAGATGAAGAAGGGGATGGCGATCAGCGAGTAATTATCGAGCTTCTTGATCAGGATCTGCCCGATGACCGCCATCGGCACCGGCGCAAAGAGCATGAAACAGACGAACCCCGACAGGAAAAGGGACAGAAAGACGGGGATCCGCATGAAGATCAGAATGAGCAATAACCCAATGGCAAAAGCGAGCATCAGCATCGTCTAGCCCTCTTGTTTCCCGGTAGACCGGTCCGCAAAGATTTCACGAAAGCTCAACAGCGTTCTGACAGCGAAAAGCACCGCCGCAAAAGGCAAAACGCCGAAGAGGATCCATAGCGGAAGGCGCAGGGTAGGGCTGACATTGCTGAAGGCGTATTCCATCTGAACCACGGATATCCCCGCCCAGAAAAAGATGACGCAGGCCGCCAGCCGGACGATATTCAACCAGACGGCAAAGAATTTCCCGGTGCGGGGGAAGACATCGACGATGAAATCGACCTTGAGCTCCGAGTCGTGTTTGATGCCGGCGCTCGATCCGAGGTATACGAGAAGGATCATCAGATAGGTGGACAATTCGGCCGGCCAGGAAAGGGATGCATGAAAGAGGTAACGAAGGATTACATTGACAACAAGTATGACCAACGAGACGAGCATACACATGCCGATGCCGTACTCTTCGAGCACAGTCAGGAATTTATCGATCCGCCGTGTCACTGAGCACCTCCTCTTTGCTGTAAAAACGGCCGCTACGCCAAAAAAATTCGGTCCCCCTCTACACTCCTGCAGGAGCCCCTATTCCGAGGAAGAGAGCTCCCCCCCCCGTCTTCGAGAGCAGCTCCGGCCGGGGGAAAGGGGATCGGCGGCGCGCAGCCTCCCCCCGGCGGCCGATCCCCTTTATTCCATCGGAGGGCTCTTCTCCACATCCTTCAAAAATTCCACCACCTTATCGAACCACTCGGCGCCGATCCGCTCGCGCCACTTCGGCCAGACCTTCTCCTTCACTGCCTGCCTGAACTTGGCATCCTCCTCCGGTTTCAGCGGTGTAAAGGTAACCCCTTTCTCCTTCATCGGAGCGATCACCCTGCATTCGTCGTAGAGCTGGGCCACACGCGCCTGGGCTGACGCCTCACGGATGACCTGCACCACCAGGGTCTTCAGATCCTCCGGCAGATTGTCGTACCATTTTTTGTTCAAGACGATGTACCAAGTCCCGACGACATGGTCGGTGTGCAGGATGTACTTGGTCAGGTCGTCCACCTTGAGAAAGTGGATCGCCGTTTTCGATTGTTCGATCCCGTCGATCACCTTCTGATTCAGCGCCGGATAAACCTCGGGCCACGGCATGGTGTCGGCGTTCACCCCCCAGGCCTTCCACCAGTCGAGATTGATCTGCGATTCCGTACAGCGGAACTTCAGCTTTCCAACTTCTTCAAACGTGTTGATCGGTTTGGTGCTTGCGATGACATAACGGCCGAACCACATCTGGTCGACAAACATGAGACCGGTGCGCTTTTCCCCATATTGGAAGAGTTCGTTCCGCAGTTCGTCATTCGCCAGGAACTTGGTCCATTTTTCATAGGAATCCAGGACATAGGGGCAGTAACCGATACCGAACTCGGGGGCCATATCGGGCAGGATATTTCCATTGGTGTAGGCTGCCTCGATCATGCCCATCTGGCATTTCTTGGTGATCTCGATCGTATTGCCCAGTTGGAAGCTGTGGAAATACTGAACCTCCATCCGGCCCTTCGAGCGTTTTTCGATCTCGTCCTTGATCCAAACCCCGGCCCTGGCATGCGATTCGATGAGCGGCGTCATGTGGGCAAGGCGCATCTTGTATTCAGCGGCCGTTGCGCTGGCAGCGATAAACCCGATACTTATGACGACGATCCCCAGCAGGGTCCAACACCCTTTTCTCATGACCTCACACCTCCCTTTCTCAGCTCAGTGATTCATTGCACCAGGAGAGCCACCAGGCATCCCGTCTACAGGCTGGGATCCACTCCCGCCCACCTCTCCGGAAGCCGGCAACCGGATCGCCCCAGGCGATCCGGTCATGGATGGCCCTTTGCAAACCAAGATTTCTCGAGGAACCGGTAGCCTAGGCCTATGGCCGTGCCTTTCGATTTCGACCCCTTGAATTCGATATGGAGTCACACAGCACGAACCGGGGTCCGGCGGGAGGAAGCCCTGCCAGGTGCAGACGCTCCTCCCGCAAACGACGGATCCGCCCAAAGCCGGGCCACGGAATCCATTAGGCCGTTTCCCGCTATTCCCGGCCGCCCGAATCTCCCAGGATGTCCGCGGGGGAATCCCAGTCCCGCATGGCGTGCATCCAGGGCGCGCGGTCCACGAACAGGTCATGGGCGAGGGGCACCGGCGGGTGTGAACGCCATTTCGGGTCGAACTCGTTTTTGACCTTCAGCAGGAACTCGTGATAATTGGGGCCGTATTTCGGGCCCGTCAGGTAAAGCGGCTGGTGAGGGCCCAGAAGCGAGGTGTAGAACCGGTTCTTGATGTTCATCTTGGAAGTGTCGACGTAGAACTGGTCCACCGGGTCCGTATCGTCGTCCTGGTCCCAGTA harbors:
- a CDS encoding Acyl-CoA synthetase (AMP-forming)/AMP-acid ligase II, coding for MGLGDILRRSAAKFPNKDALVFGGRRLTYGELNRRVNRLTDSLLRTGLQKGDRVALLLHNCPEFIELYFACAKSGGILVPINNLLKEGELSYILDYIKPRFVFFDPEFIPFIQGIGPRAPFMEHPVVLNDRGSGFSVYEDFLGKGSADEPGVPISRDDIFSIFLTSGTTGRPKGAMRTHHHNLTNIMSCAIELGLTYDDRVLLLSPFYHVSFEDQIRHVLMSNTIVIKKEGSFDPREVLEILAAERITTAQFVPTMINAMLQAKDIETYDLGHFRLMPYAASPMPVELLKRAMQRFKCGFVQLYGQTETGPATTALRPEDHVLEGSEEQMARLASAGRAIVDCEVRIVDDEGDDVPVGEVGEIIVRTEAMTVGYWDLPEETAKTIRNGWLYTGDYGRRDAEGYVFIVDRKNDMIISGGKNIYPREVEEVIYGHEAVLEVAVVGIPDDYWGESVKALVVLKEGMHATEQEIIDLCKQKLASYKKPKSVEFRSDLPRNPTGKLLKRKIRDEFWQGRERRV
- a CDS encoding putative Tripartite ATP-independent periplasmic transporter DctQ component (Evidence 3 : Putative function from multiple computational evidences), whose product is MTRRIDKFLTVLEEYGIGMCMLVSLVILVVNVILRYLFHASLSWPAELSTYLMILLVYLGSSAGIKHDSELKVDFIVDVFPRTGKFFAVWLNIVRLAACVIFFWAGISVVQMEYAFSNVSPTLRLPLWILFGVLPFAAVLFAVRTLLSFREIFADRSTGKQEG
- a CDS encoding FAD binding domain in molybdopterin dehydrogenase, which produces MRMPKFEYHAPETLDAALQLLAEKGAGAHLLAGGTDLLVKMNHGMLKPKTVIALKGIPGLSAIKVDPQKGLTIGATVLLAEVAAHPDILRDYPAVAYAANKTANVQIRNMGTVAGNLCNAAPSADNAPTLVAMGGEAVLMGPKGERRLPLDRFFKGPGQTAMDPAEIMTAIHVPTPPPGAGVSYQHISARGKVDISAVCVGAMVTMDGNVCSEAAIVLGAVAPIPMRARKAEEILRGKEWSAELAREAAAAAEAEARPIADVRASAEYRKQMVAVLTRRALEEARARAAKR
- the cutS gene encoding Carbon monoxide dehydrogenase small chain; its protein translation is MKQQIELIVNGDRYSLLVEPWRTLNEVLRDDLNLTGTKLGCGSGDCGACTVIVDGRSVSSCLTLAVSVSGRDIRTVEGLARSGEELHAIQESFIENGAIQCGFCTAGMEMSAYYLLSHNPAPSEGEIRAGLSGNLCRCTGYNQIVEAIGVAAEKMRNQSKAGGER
- a CDS encoding putative Extracellular solute-binding protein, family 7 (Evidence 3 : Putative function from multiple computational evidences), translated to MRKGCWTLLGIVVISIGFIAASATAAEYKMRLAHMTPLIESHARAGVWIKDEIEKRSKGRMEVQYFHSFQLGNTIEITKKCQMGMIEAAYTNGNILPDMAPEFGIGYCPYVLDSYEKWTKFLANDELRNELFQYGEKRTGLMFVDQMWFGRYVIASTKPINTFEEVGKLKFRCTESQINLDWWKAWGVNADTMPWPEVYPALNQKVIDGIEQSKTAIHFLKVDDLTKYILHTDHVVGTWYIVLNKKWYDNLPEDLKTLVVQVIREASAQARVAQLYDECRVIAPMKEKGVTFTPLKPEEDAKFRQAVKEKVWPKWRERIGAEWFDKVVEFLKDVEKSPPME
- a CDS encoding conserved membrane hypothetical protein (Evidence 4 : Unknown function but conserved in other organisms), with product MLMLAFAIGLLLILIFMRIPVFLSLFLSGFVCFMLFAPVPMAVIGQILIKKLDNYSLIAIPFFIFLGNIMVRGESAKRLVDLVFAIVSPLRGGLPIAAVNSCGLFGAISGSSISTLVTIGGIIMPALDENRYERRFSVGILTASSILGIIIPPSVPMIIFAMIAGTSVNRVFVAGILPGLLIMVLLSLYAYGYGRLKRQSATQFMGLRHMGRTFWRAGWSLLLPLILYVGIYTGVFTVTEASVVAAAYAILIETLLYRQVSFKEIWRLAVQSGILSGTLVIIIAGAMTLGEFIVLQDLPNVLVDTTMRYISQPWIFVFMTVVLVLVIGTFLDIIGALAILTPVMLPLSKAYGMDPVHFGIILCLGFGIGYITPPLGLLLYTAVAVMKEKFTFICRSIMPPLIVYVVILFLVAYIPQLSLWLPHVLYD
- a CDS encoding Response regulator receiver domain protein, translating into MIVPFTEKEANGIPMKQKNLLEGKKILLVDDEPDVLDALSELLTMCHLVTATSFEEARKRLETEYFDIAILDIMGVDGYALLDIAVKREVVPVMLTAHALTPEDAARSWRGGAASYLPKEEMANLEIFLNDVLEAREKGQSPWWRWFERLGSYYDRKFGVGWTEKDKDMWNKIKYGV